A window of Sphingorhabdus lacus contains these coding sequences:
- the dapA gene encoding 4-hydroxy-tetrahydrodipicolinate synthase, translated as MFSGSIPALVTPFCDGAFSEKHFRALIDWQIDNGSSALVPAGTTGESSTLSNAEHHRVIEVCIEQAAGRVPVIAGCGSNDTNNAILHLNFSKKSGAAAGLVVAPYYNRPNQEGIYAHFEAMTKKNDLPIVLYNVPARTVTDIKPETVARLAKLPTVIGIKDASGDMPRVTDHRLACGPDFCLLSGVDEQSLAFNAAGGVGCISVTANVAPKLCAEFQAACATGDYELARNLNDKLYPLHLALFSDASPGPIKYALSRVIEGFPTELRLPMTPPSEASRRQVDAALENAGLI; from the coding sequence ATGTTTTCCGGATCAATACCGGCCCTAGTGACTCCTTTTTGCGACGGGGCGTTTAGCGAGAAGCATTTTCGCGCGCTGATCGACTGGCAAATCGACAATGGATCGAGCGCTTTGGTGCCTGCCGGGACGACGGGGGAATCATCGACTCTGTCCAATGCGGAGCATCATCGCGTGATCGAGGTGTGCATCGAACAGGCCGCCGGGCGCGTGCCGGTCATTGCGGGCTGCGGCTCGAACGACACCAATAACGCGATCCTGCACCTCAATTTCTCCAAGAAAAGCGGTGCGGCGGCTGGGCTTGTGGTTGCGCCTTATTATAACCGGCCCAATCAGGAGGGCATCTATGCCCATTTTGAGGCGATGACGAAGAAGAATGACCTGCCGATCGTGCTGTATAACGTCCCGGCGCGGACGGTGACGGATATCAAGCCGGAGACTGTGGCGCGGCTGGCGAAGCTGCCGACGGTTATCGGGATAAAGGATGCGAGCGGGGATATGCCACGGGTTACCGATCATCGGTTGGCCTGTGGCCCGGACTTCTGCTTATTGTCCGGCGTGGATGAACAGTCATTGGCCTTTAACGCTGCAGGCGGGGTGGGCTGCATCTCGGTGACCGCCAATGTCGCGCCCAAGCTGTGCGCGGAGTTTCAGGCGGCCTGCGCAACGGGCGACTATGAGTTGGCACGTAATCTGAATGACAAGCTCTATCCGCTTCATCTTGCGCTATTTTCCGATGCATCGCCCGGGCCGATCAAATACGCCCTGTCGCGCGTTATCGAAGGCTTCCCCACCGAACTCCGCCTGCCGATGACCCCGCCGAGCGAGGCCAGCCGCCGTCAGGTCGACGCCGCTTTGGAGAATGCAGGTCTCATCTGA
- the rnd gene encoding ribonuclease D: MQIHPLITDSKRLAELCARLAQSPFVAVDTEFMRENTYYPDLCLIQLADANEAAAIDPKADGLDMTPMLELLCNNEDVLKVFHAGGQDIEIFFNLTGKTPHPMFDTQIAAMALGQGEQIGYSNLVDLWMGIQLDKGARFTDWSRRPLDKRQIDYAIADVTHLSVIFPMMLEKLKSTGRGLWLNDEMERISDAENYRNDPEKAWMRIKVQSRKPDVLGRLKAMAAWREREAQRKNIPRGRIMKDETLADIAAHPPKTQADLPKVRGLSPAWRDNEIGARLIGVIEGAKPLSKDDLPERHRNGAGGGKEGSLVADLLKLLLKIRSREINVAPRLIVRTEELERLAAGEREGLELLTGWRYEQFGHDALDLVEGRLAFAVVNGKLKMTRTHEEDLAP, encoded by the coding sequence ATGCAGATTCATCCACTCATCACCGACAGCAAACGCCTCGCCGAATTATGCGCGCGCCTTGCGCAATCGCCATTTGTTGCGGTTGATACAGAATTTATGCGGGAAAACACTTATTATCCCGACCTTTGCCTGATCCAGTTGGCCGACGCCAACGAAGCGGCGGCCATCGATCCCAAGGCCGACGGGCTCGATATGACCCCGATGCTCGAACTTTTGTGCAATAATGAAGATGTGCTGAAGGTTTTCCATGCCGGTGGGCAGGATATCGAAATCTTCTTCAACCTGACGGGCAAGACACCGCACCCGATGTTTGACACGCAGATTGCGGCGATGGCGCTGGGCCAAGGCGAGCAGATTGGCTATTCCAATCTGGTTGATCTGTGGATGGGTATCCAGCTCGACAAGGGTGCGCGCTTTACCGACTGGTCGCGTCGTCCGCTCGACAAAAGGCAGATTGACTATGCCATTGCCGATGTGACGCATTTGTCGGTGATTTTCCCGATGATGCTCGAAAAGCTAAAAAGCACGGGCCGCGGTCTATGGCTGAATGACGAGATGGAGCGGATTTCGGACGCGGAAAACTACCGCAATGATCCTGAAAAGGCGTGGATGCGCATCAAGGTGCAGTCGCGTAAACCCGATGTGCTCGGCCGTCTGAAGGCCATGGCCGCCTGGCGCGAGCGAGAGGCGCAGCGCAAGAATATCCCGCGCGGGCGGATCATGAAGGACGAAACCCTCGCCGACATCGCCGCGCATCCGCCCAAAACGCAGGCCGACCTGCCCAAGGTGCGCGGTCTTTCGCCAGCCTGGCGCGACAATGAAATCGGCGCGCGCTTGATTGGCGTTATCGAGGGGGCCAAGCCGCTTTCCAAGGATGATCTGCCCGAACGCCACCGCAATGGTGCGGGCGGCGGCAAGGAAGGGTCTCTGGTCGCCGATCTGCTGAAGCTGTTGCTGAAAATCCGGTCGCGGGAAATCAATGTTGCGCCGCGCCTGATCGTGCGGACCGAAGAGCTGGAACGGCTGGCGGCAGGCGAGCGGGAGGGGTTGGAGCTTCTGACCGGCTGGCGTTACGAACAATTTGGCCATGATGCGTTGGATCTGGTGGAAGGCCGTTTGGCCTTTGCTGTCGTCAATGGTAAGCTGAAGATGACGCGCACCCATGAAGAGGATCTGGCCCCATGA
- a CDS encoding M13 family metallopeptidase: protein MKITKSWALGLSVSMLALSTPAMAENVAPPQEAETAAKSGPQLGTYGFDSEGMDTSVSPADDFYLYANGKWAEKTQIPADKSNYGMFTALDDLSKDRVKLVLEAEKDVKGSKAGDVYASYLDTATVEKKGLKPIQPWLKQVRGIKNKAAFEKMLPTAARNGVGALFGGFVGQDDKNPDVYIFQIYQGGTGLPDRDMYLVENDKFEAIRKAYKEYLAKMLTLAGEKNAVARADAIFAMEKKIAEVQWTREDSSDATKTYNKMTLAELDALTPGLKLSSVLTGVSPKITEVVVGQPSAITGIAKIFADTDLAVLKDQMVVNSLATFSNVLPDSVSDTTFAFYGTTLQGTPQREPRWKRGVSLTEGTVGDEVGKAYAAKYFPPETKAAMNVLVKNVLAALGRRIDNLSWMQPQTKVKAQAKLANFTTKIGYPDRWKDYSKLKIVRGDLYGNDLRANQWGFDDNISKLGGPIRRWEWGMLPQTVNAYANFGMNEIVFPAAILQPPFFDPKADPAINYGGIGAVIGHEISHHFDDQGAKYDENGKLSDWWTESDVKAFEAAGKKLIAQYDAYKIFPDASVKGEFTLGENIGDLAGLTIAYDAYRTSLNGKEPPVIDGMTGDQRFFLGWAQVWRRNYREANLRQRLITDPHSPSAQRAWVVRNLDKWYDAFQPKADGKLYLKPEERVRIW, encoded by the coding sequence ATGAAGATTACCAAAAGCTGGGCTTTGGGCCTGTCCGTATCGATGCTCGCGCTGAGCACGCCTGCAATGGCGGAAAATGTAGCACCACCGCAGGAAGCAGAAACAGCAGCCAAAAGCGGCCCGCAACTCGGCACCTATGGCTTTGATAGTGAAGGCATGGATACCAGCGTATCGCCCGCCGATGATTTCTATCTCTACGCCAATGGCAAATGGGCCGAGAAAACCCAGATTCCGGCCGACAAGTCCAACTATGGCATGTTCACCGCACTCGACGATCTGTCCAAGGATCGGGTGAAACTGGTTCTGGAGGCCGAAAAGGACGTTAAGGGCAGCAAGGCTGGCGATGTCTATGCGAGCTACCTCGACACCGCGACCGTCGAAAAGAAGGGCCTGAAGCCCATCCAGCCCTGGCTGAAGCAGGTGCGCGGAATCAAGAACAAGGCTGCTTTTGAAAAGATGCTGCCGACCGCCGCACGTAATGGTGTAGGCGCGTTGTTCGGTGGCTTTGTGGGTCAGGATGACAAAAACCCCGATGTCTACATCTTCCAGATTTATCAGGGCGGCACCGGCTTGCCCGACCGCGACATGTATCTGGTCGAAAACGACAAATTTGAAGCGATCCGCAAGGCCTATAAGGAATATCTGGCCAAGATGCTGACCCTTGCCGGTGAGAAAAATGCCGTTGCACGCGCCGATGCCATCTTCGCAATGGAAAAGAAAATCGCCGAAGTTCAATGGACTCGCGAAGATTCTTCAGACGCCACCAAAACCTATAACAAGATGACCTTGGCTGAGCTGGATGCACTGACGCCCGGGTTGAAGCTGTCGTCGGTCCTGACCGGTGTCAGCCCGAAAATCACCGAAGTGGTAGTGGGGCAACCCAGCGCCATTACCGGCATCGCCAAGATTTTTGCCGATACCGACCTCGCGGTGCTGAAGGACCAGATGGTGGTCAACAGCCTCGCCACCTTCTCTAATGTGCTTCCCGATTCGGTGTCCGACACGACCTTCGCCTTTTACGGCACCACCCTTCAGGGCACGCCGCAGCGCGAACCCCGTTGGAAACGCGGCGTTTCCTTGACCGAAGGAACCGTCGGTGACGAAGTCGGCAAAGCCTATGCCGCCAAATATTTCCCGCCGGAAACCAAGGCGGCGATGAATGTTCTGGTCAAGAATGTGCTCGCCGCACTCGGCCGCCGGATCGACAATCTTTCTTGGATGCAGCCGCAAACCAAGGTGAAGGCGCAGGCCAAGCTTGCCAATTTCACCACCAAGATCGGCTATCCCGACCGGTGGAAGGATTATTCGAAGCTGAAAATCGTTCGGGGCGACCTGTACGGCAACGATCTGCGCGCCAACCAATGGGGCTTTGATGACAATATCTCCAAACTGGGCGGTCCGATCCGCCGCTGGGAATGGGGCATGTTGCCGCAGACCGTGAACGCCTATGCCAATTTCGGCATGAACGAGATCGTCTTCCCTGCCGCGATTCTGCAGCCGCCCTTCTTTGATCCCAAGGCGGACCCGGCCATCAACTATGGTGGCATCGGCGCAGTCATCGGCCATGAAATCAGCCATCATTTCGACGACCAAGGCGCGAAATATGACGAAAATGGCAAGCTTTCCGACTGGTGGACCGAAAGTGACGTCAAGGCGTTTGAAGCCGCCGGCAAGAAATTGATCGCCCAATATGACGCCTACAAGATTTTCCCTGACGCTTCGGTGAAGGGCGAATTTACGCTGGGCGAAAATATTGGTGACCTTGCCGGTCTGACCATCGCCTATGACGCCTACCGGACGTCGCTGAATGGCAAGGAACCGCCGGTTATCGACGGTATGACCGGCGACCAGCGCTTTTTCCTGGGTTGGGCACAGGTGTGGCGGCGTAATTATCGCGAGGCGAATTTGCGCCAGCGCCTGATTACCGACCCGCATAGTCCTTCGGCACAGCGCGCTTGGGTGGTACGCAATCTTGACAAATGGTACGATGCGTTCCAGCCGAAAGCGGATGGAAAATTATACCTCAAGCCCGAGGAACGCGTCCGTATCTGGTAA
- a CDS encoding polyphosphate kinase 2 family protein: protein MIDLSDFESGAKYDGDYDADLKALQDRMAELQSLHILHGARTLIIVEGWDAAGKGGAIKRLTATLDPRYYQVFPISAPTREEKDKHFLWRFWNKLPGKCEMSIWDRSHYGRVLVERVEGFCSEAEWRRGFDEINEFESRQGEIGTKIIKLFLHVTQETQDKVLTERLDDPAKRWKVTTEDFRNRDKREEYLDAMKDMFKRTHTHWAPWTVIDSNNQKAARIAVLAYVVKELENSVPQHFPDADEAILALAKDALGYKSD, encoded by the coding sequence ATGATAGACCTTTCCGACTTTGAATCCGGCGCCAAATATGATGGCGATTATGATGCGGATCTGAAGGCGCTGCAGGACCGCATGGCGGAACTGCAATCGCTTCATATCCTGCATGGCGCGCGTACGCTGATTATCGTCGAAGGCTGGGATGCGGCCGGAAAGGGCGGGGCGATCAAGCGCCTGACCGCCACGCTGGATCCGCGCTATTATCAGGTTTTCCCCATATCGGCGCCCACGCGCGAAGAGAAGGACAAGCACTTCCTCTGGCGTTTCTGGAACAAGCTGCCCGGAAAATGCGAAATGAGCATCTGGGACCGCAGCCATTATGGCCGCGTGCTGGTCGAACGGGTCGAGGGATTTTGCAGCGAGGCCGAATGGCGGCGCGGCTTTGACGAGATCAACGAATTTGAATCGCGTCAGGGCGAGATTGGTACCAAGATCATCAAGCTGTTCCTGCACGTGACGCAGGAAACACAGGACAAGGTCCTGACCGAACGCCTGGATGACCCCGCAAAACGGTGGAAAGTAACCACGGAAGATTTCCGCAACCGCGATAAGCGCGAAGAATATCTCGACGCGATGAAAGACATGTTCAAACGCACCCACACCCATTGGGCACCCTGGACTGTCATCGACAGCAACAACCAGAAAGCCGCCCGCATCGCCGTCCTCGCGTATGTGGTCAAGGAACTGGAAAATAGCGTCCCGCAGCATTTCCCCGATGCCGACGAAGCGATCCTGGCGCTGGCCAAGGATGCGTTGGGGTATAAGTCGGATTGA
- a CDS encoding DUF2062 domain-containing protein: MSKFGAWIQRQAPTRDSFERSRFLRPFAQRVFHPALWRFTRRSVPRGVALGLLVGIFLLIPGVQIAGVALLALPVRANIPIGAAMTFLSMPATTPFILFASVYVGESVLRLSGGSGRFYELIETSAPLSAWMDFVWTEAPMALVQGVAGLAIISVVAAALGYVLAAWFWRWWISSKWRRRSKALAAGG, from the coding sequence ATGAGCAAATTTGGCGCCTGGATACAGCGGCAAGCCCCGACGCGTGACAGCTTCGAGCGCAGCCGTTTCCTGCGCCCCTTTGCGCAGCGTGTCTTCCATCCCGCGCTGTGGCGTTTCACGCGCCGTTCGGTGCCGCGCGGCGTTGCGCTGGGCCTGCTTGTCGGTATTTTCCTGCTGATTCCCGGCGTCCAGATCGCAGGCGTTGCCTTGCTGGCTTTGCCCGTGCGCGCCAATATTCCCATCGGCGCGGCCATGACTTTCCTAAGCATGCCCGCCACGACTCCCTTCATCCTGTTCGCATCGGTCTATGTCGGCGAATCGGTACTGCGGCTGAGCGGCGGGTCGGGGCGTTTTTACGAATTGATCGAAACCAGCGCGCCCTTGTCGGCGTGGATGGACTTCGTGTGGACCGAGGCACCCATGGCGCTGGTACAGGGCGTCGCGGGACTCGCCATCATCTCGGTGGTGGCCGCAGCACTGGGCTATGTGCTGGCTGCATGGTTCTGGCGCTGGTGGATCAGTTCCAAATGGCGACGCCGGTCGAAAGCACTTGCGGCTGGTGGATAA
- the smpB gene encoding SsrA-binding protein SmpB — protein MSRPKTEEFNKVKTVAENRRARYDYHIDDKYEAGIVLTGTEVKSLRFGEGSIAESYAEVKDDQIWLINANIPEFSHGNRYNHEPKRPRKLLLNLREINKLHGAVMRQGMTLVPLSIYFNGKGRAKVELALAKGKKAPDKRATEKERDWKREQGRIMRDRG, from the coding sequence ATGTCGCGTCCCAAAACCGAAGAGTTCAACAAGGTCAAAACCGTCGCCGAAAACCGGCGCGCGCGGTATGATTACCATATCGACGATAAATATGAGGCCGGGATCGTGCTGACCGGGACAGAAGTCAAATCGCTGCGCTTTGGCGAAGGATCGATTGCGGAGAGCTATGCCGAGGTCAAGGACGACCAGATTTGGCTGATCAACGCAAATATCCCGGAGTTCAGCCACGGCAACCGCTACAACCATGAACCCAAGCGGCCCCGTAAATTGCTCCTTAATCTTCGCGAGATAAACAAGCTGCACGGCGCCGTGATGCGCCAGGGTATGACGCTTGTCCCGCTGTCGATCTATTTCAACGGCAAGGGGCGGGCAAAGGTAGAACTTGCGCTCGCCAAGGGTAAGAAGGCCCCCGACAAGCGCGCGACCGAGAAGGAACGCGATTGGAAGCGCGAGCAGGGACGTATCATGCGGGATCGCGGATGA
- the aspS gene encoding aspartate--tRNA ligase — MHAYRTHKCAELRASNVGDTVRLSGWIHRKRDHGGVLFVDLRDHYGMTQIVADSDSPALPILEGLRLESVVTIDGDVKARSEATVNPNLPTGEIELFARSVTILSKSEELPLPVAGEQEYPEETRLKYRFLDLRRETLHANIVKRTQIIRETRRRMEDIGFTEYSTPILTASSPEGARDFLVPSRIHPGKFFALPQAPQQYKQLLMVAGFDRYFQIAPCFRDEDPRADRLPGEFYQLDLEMSFVTQEEVWDTMEPVMAGVFESFAEGRKVTPAGEFPRIPYSKAMLDYGTDKPDLRNPIIIHDVTEHFRKSGFGLFERIVEGGGVVRAIPAPGTAEKSRKFFDDMNDWARSEGHAGLGYVTRKGGEFGGPIAKNHGEEGMKALYEAIGLGPDDGCFFAAGKEDQAAKLAGAARTRTGEQLDVIEKDAFRFCWIIDFPFYEWDEEEKKVDFAHNPFSMPQGGLEALETQDPLTIKAFQYDMVCNGYELASGSIRNQHPDLMVKAFELTGLTQADVEERFGGMYRAFQYGAPPHGGMAAGVDRMVMLLCGVQNLREITLFPMNQRAEDLLMGAPSPAMAKQLRELHIRVVEQPPKA; from the coding sequence ATGCACGCTTATCGCACGCACAAATGCGCGGAACTTCGCGCTTCCAATGTTGGAGACACTGTCCGTCTGTCGGGCTGGATCCATCGTAAGCGCGATCATGGCGGTGTTCTCTTCGTCGACTTGCGCGACCATTATGGCATGACGCAGATTGTCGCGGACAGCGACAGCCCCGCTTTGCCGATTCTGGAAGGTCTTCGCCTTGAAAGCGTCGTCACCATCGATGGCGACGTAAAGGCGCGCAGCGAAGCGACCGTCAACCCGAACCTACCCACCGGCGAGATCGAACTGTTCGCGCGCAGCGTGACGATCCTCAGCAAATCCGAAGAATTGCCGCTGCCCGTCGCAGGGGAGCAGGAATATCCCGAAGAAACGCGCCTGAAATACCGCTTCCTCGACCTGCGCCGCGAAACGCTGCACGCCAATATCGTGAAGCGTACGCAGATCATTCGCGAAACCCGCCGCCGGATGGAAGATATCGGCTTCACCGAATATTCGACGCCGATCCTGACCGCATCCAGCCCCGAAGGCGCGCGCGACTTCCTCGTGCCCAGCCGTATCCATCCCGGCAAATTCTTCGCGCTGCCGCAGGCGCCGCAGCAATATAAGCAATTGCTGATGGTCGCCGGTTTCGACCGCTATTTCCAGATTGCGCCATGCTTCCGCGACGAAGACCCGCGCGCCGACCGTCTGCCCGGTGAATTTTACCAGCTCGACCTCGAAATGAGCTTCGTCACACAGGAAGAAGTGTGGGACACGATGGAACCCGTCATGGCGGGCGTGTTCGAAAGCTTTGCCGAAGGCCGCAAGGTCACCCCCGCAGGCGAATTCCCGCGCATCCCCTATTCCAAGGCGATGCTCGACTATGGCACCGACAAGCCCGACCTGCGCAACCCCATCATCATCCATGATGTGACCGAGCATTTCCGCAAGAGCGGCTTTGGCCTGTTCGAGCGCATCGTTGAAGGCGGCGGCGTTGTGCGCGCTATCCCTGCGCCAGGCACGGCGGAAAAGAGCCGCAAATTCTTCGACGACATGAACGACTGGGCCCGCAGCGAAGGCCATGCAGGCCTTGGCTATGTCACGCGCAAGGGCGGCGAATTTGGTGGACCTATCGCGAAGAACCATGGCGAAGAGGGCATGAAGGCGCTGTATGAGGCCATCGGCCTTGGCCCCGATGACGGCTGCTTCTTTGCCGCTGGCAAGGAAGATCAGGCGGCGAAGCTGGCTGGTGCCGCACGCACCCGCACCGGCGAGCAACTTGACGTGATTGAAAAGGACGCGTTCCGTTTCTGCTGGATTATCGACTTCCCCTTCTACGAATGGGACGAAGAGGAAAAGAAGGTCGATTTTGCGCACAACCCATTCTCGATGCCGCAAGGTGGCCTCGAAGCGTTGGAAACGCAGGACCCGTTGACCATAAAGGCATTCCAATATGACATGGTCTGCAACGGCTATGAACTTGCCTCTGGCTCGATCCGGAACCAGCATCCCGACCTGATGGTCAAGGCGTTCGAACTGACCGGCCTGACGCAGGCCGATGTCGAGGAACGCTTTGGCGGCATGTATCGTGCTTTCCAATATGGCGCGCCCCCGCATGGCGGCATGGCGGCAGGTGTGGACCGTATGGTAATGTTGCTGTGCGGCGTGCAAAACCTGCGCGAAATCACGCTATTCCCGATGAACCAGCGCGCCGAAGATCTGTTGATGGGCGCTCCGTCGCCCGCCATGGCGAAGCAATTGCGCGAACTGCATATCCGCGTGGTGGAACAGCCACCCAAGGCATAA
- a CDS encoding lytic transglycosylase domain-containing protein: MSSMVKHLISASLLILPATAMAAAQQQPEIIWQPGTGTAATTPAPTAGQPAPVAPVVQYDPSEGKIPAALQRWKMLSASASYSFSDYASFLMDYPDWPNADDMRKNAEQAINPLSFSPSQVVAYFDRLPPLTNGGRAKFAMALDASGDKARAAKFAREAWRGGPLSDDDEARLFRIAGSSLTATDHDARVDRLLWSSSTRAAERWIGYTSPQRRPAFAATLATRQNSPDAALKVQEAGNSANNEASLLAARVDALRVSGNTYAARELLANRGRLVAPAPVLKDWYKLLLTHAQAAAKDGQYDVAYRIASRVDDAPTPGLVMVDQDLTTRDHYTSLTWLAGTLAMDRLNRPGDAAAMFVSYANAAKSPQTRSKGWHWAGKAAAQNRDVAGATKYYEQAAIYYDSFFGQLSLEQLKRPLPPVPKIAVTPPQLTDTNTPPVYLAAALASKYGTWRDQSNFLRAISQNAKTRAEFASAIGLSKKINRPDLAVMAGRTARYYGYADLLGNGYPTVDVPASQNHNWTLAHAIMRQESQFDKAAVSHAGARGLMQLMPGTARETSGKISMAYRPDALTVDTDYNISLGSTYIQRMLDYYGGSYPLAIAAYNGGPGNVNKWLKAYGDPRTGEIGMMEWIEKIPLSETRDYVYRVLENAVMYDHLHPEKARIRSATPLSTYLGKSTPG, encoded by the coding sequence ATGTCCAGCATGGTAAAGCATCTCATTTCAGCATCACTGCTGATTCTTCCTGCTACTGCGATGGCAGCGGCACAACAGCAACCTGAAATTATCTGGCAGCCCGGGACCGGCACGGCGGCAACCACCCCTGCCCCGACGGCCGGACAGCCTGCACCTGTCGCTCCCGTCGTCCAATATGACCCCAGCGAAGGCAAAATCCCCGCCGCGCTGCAACGCTGGAAGATGTTGAGCGCGTCAGCAAGCTACAGCTTCAGCGATTATGCGTCGTTCCTGATGGACTATCCCGACTGGCCCAATGCCGACGATATGCGCAAAAATGCCGAGCAAGCGATCAACCCGCTCAGTTTTTCGCCGTCGCAGGTCGTTGCCTATTTCGACCGCCTACCCCCGCTGACCAACGGCGGACGGGCCAAATTCGCGATGGCGCTTGATGCCAGCGGCGACAAGGCGCGTGCCGCAAAGTTCGCCCGTGAAGCGTGGCGTGGCGGCCCCTTGTCCGATGATGACGAGGCCCGCCTGTTCCGCATCGCAGGGTCCAGCCTGACTGCGACAGACCATGACGCCCGCGTTGACCGCCTTCTCTGGTCAAGTTCAACCCGCGCGGCAGAAAGATGGATCGGATATACGTCCCCGCAACGCCGACCAGCCTTCGCTGCGACACTGGCGACACGCCAGAACAGCCCTGACGCTGCCCTGAAAGTCCAGGAAGCCGGCAACAGTGCCAATAACGAAGCAAGCCTGCTCGCCGCGCGCGTCGATGCCTTGCGCGTTTCCGGCAACACTTATGCGGCACGCGAACTTCTTGCGAATCGTGGCCGCCTCGTCGCACCTGCCCCTGTGTTGAAAGACTGGTACAAGCTACTTCTGACCCACGCCCAAGCAGCCGCAAAAGACGGACAATATGACGTAGCCTACCGCATCGCCTCACGGGTCGATGACGCGCCAACACCGGGGCTGGTCATGGTCGACCAAGACCTGACAACACGCGACCATTATACAAGCCTCACCTGGCTCGCTGGCACATTGGCGATGGATCGCCTGAACCGACCCGGCGATGCCGCGGCGATGTTCGTGAGCTATGCAAACGCCGCTAAATCGCCGCAAACCCGTTCAAAGGGTTGGCATTGGGCAGGCAAAGCCGCCGCCCAGAATAGAGATGTTGCCGGTGCGACCAAATATTATGAGCAGGCTGCCATTTATTACGACAGCTTTTTTGGGCAATTGTCGCTTGAGCAGTTGAAACGCCCTCTTCCGCCTGTACCGAAGATCGCCGTTACGCCACCCCAGCTTACCGACACAAACACGCCTCCCGTTTATCTGGCGGCTGCACTCGCATCGAAATATGGCACCTGGAGGGACCAGAGCAACTTCCTCCGCGCGATTTCACAGAATGCGAAAACCCGGGCCGAATTTGCCAGTGCGATCGGTCTGTCCAAAAAGATAAACCGCCCGGATCTGGCGGTCATGGCGGGTCGTACCGCCCGCTATTATGGCTATGCCGATCTTTTGGGCAATGGTTACCCCACCGTTGACGTCCCGGCCTCGCAAAATCACAACTGGACGCTGGCGCACGCCATCATGCGTCAGGAAAGCCAGTTCGACAAAGCCGCAGTCAGCCACGCCGGCGCGCGCGGCCTCATGCAGTTGATGCCCGGAACCGCCCGCGAGACATCGGGCAAGATATCGATGGCCTATCGCCCCGATGCGCTGACCGTCGATACCGACTACAACATTTCGCTCGGCTCGACTTATATTCAACGGATGCTCGATTATTACGGCGGCAGCTACCCGCTGGCGATTGCGGCCTATAATGGTGGTCCGGGCAATGTGAACAAATGGCTTAAAGCTTATGGCGACCCGCGTACCGGCGAGATCGGCATGATGGAATGGATCGAGAAAATCCCGCTGAGCGAGACACGCGATTATGTGTACCGCGTTCTGGAAAATGCCGTGATGTATGACCATCTGCATCCGGAAAAGGCGCGGATCCGCTCGGCAACGCCGCTCAGTACCTATCTGGGCAAATCCACGCCGGGGTGA
- a CDS encoding GreA/GreB family elongation factor, translating into MERTNPITPAGFAALRARYQQLFAVERPAVVETVSWAAGNGDRSENGDYIYGKQKLRAIDRELGQLSKKMKFANVLDPAKQPDRSRVFFGATILLADIDDTHRTVTIVGDDEAEASDGRIGWNSPLARALRGAKVGDVKTVTLPSGPKEWEVMEISYPDGVE; encoded by the coding sequence ATGGAACGTACCAACCCGATTACCCCCGCCGGATTCGCAGCCTTGCGCGCGCGATACCAGCAACTCTTTGCCGTGGAACGCCCCGCTGTAGTCGAAACGGTCAGCTGGGCCGCAGGCAATGGCGACCGCAGTGAAAATGGCGACTATATCTACGGCAAGCAAAAGCTGCGCGCGATAGACCGCGAACTTGGCCAATTGTCCAAGAAAATGAAGTTTGCAAATGTCCTCGATCCAGCAAAACAACCCGACCGCAGCCGCGTGTTTTTCGGCGCAACAATCCTGCTCGCCGACATTGACGACACCCACCGCACCGTCACCATCGTCGGCGACGACGAAGCCGAAGCGTCCGACGGCCGCATAGGCTGGAACTCCCCCCTCGCCCGCGCGCTGCGCGGGGCCAAGGTCGGCGATGTCAAAACCGTCACTCTGCCGTCAGGTCCCAAGGAATGGGAAGTGATGGAGATCAGCTATCCGGATGGGGTGGAGTAG
- a CDS encoding I78 family peptidase inhibitor, protein MRMIALLACMAATACAKPQQDAPAAAEPLPAVPAAGLACAAESVQYAIGQKSSPELGSKLVKESGSASLRWMPPRSAATMDYRADRLNVHYNDDMIITRINCG, encoded by the coding sequence ATGAGAATGATTGCATTGCTTGCCTGTATGGCGGCCACCGCCTGCGCCAAACCGCAGCAGGACGCGCCTGCCGCCGCTGAACCGCTTCCGGCGGTACCAGCGGCCGGCCTCGCCTGTGCGGCCGAATCGGTACAATATGCCATCGGCCAGAAAAGCAGCCCCGAATTGGGAAGCAAGCTGGTGAAGGAAAGTGGTTCCGCCTCGCTCCGCTGGATGCCGCCACGCTCCGCCGCGACCATGGACTATCGCGCCGACCGGCTGAACGTGCATTATAATGACGACATGATCATCACCCGCATCAACTGCGGCTAG